In Deinococcus puniceus, one genomic interval encodes:
- a CDS encoding proline dehydrogenase family protein, with the protein MIDQLYRKAVLTVSGQKQIESLVRSRGWSVAQRFVAGESAQTAIAAVGELAADGILSNLDLLGEFVASPEKANEFAGQVLHLLDAARAEGIKPYVSVKLSSIGQGQTVDGQDLGLTNARRIIGKAKEYGGFVCLDMEDHPRVDQTLEQFRVLVGEFGAQHVGTVLQSYLYRAEADRASLDDLRPNLRIVKGAYLEPESVAMPVKADVDANYRKLVYAHLKAGNYVNVATHDETIIADVQHFVLAHGISKDAFEFQMLYGIRRDLQKELAAQGYRVRAYIPYGRDWYAYFSRRIAERPANVMFVLRGMLKG; encoded by the coding sequence ATGATTGACCAGCTCTACCGCAAAGCCGTCCTGACCGTTTCGGGCCAGAAGCAAATTGAATCCTTGGTGCGCTCACGGGGCTGGAGCGTAGCGCAGCGCTTTGTGGCGGGCGAAAGTGCCCAGACCGCCATCGCCGCCGTAGGAGAATTGGCCGCCGACGGCATCCTGAGCAACCTTGATCTGCTGGGCGAATTCGTGGCCTCGCCCGAAAAAGCCAACGAATTCGCGGGCCAAGTGCTGCACCTGCTGGACGCCGCCCGCGCCGAGGGCATCAAGCCGTATGTGAGCGTGAAACTCAGCAGCATCGGTCAGGGCCAGACCGTGGACGGCCAAGATTTGGGCCTGACCAACGCCCGCCGGATTATCGGCAAGGCCAAGGAATACGGCGGTTTCGTGTGCTTAGACATGGAAGACCACCCCCGCGTAGACCAGACGCTGGAGCAATTCCGCGTGCTGGTGGGCGAATTCGGGGCGCAGCATGTGGGGACGGTGCTACAAAGCTACCTGTACCGCGCCGAAGCAGACCGTGCCAGCCTCGATGATCTGCGACCCAATCTGCGAATCGTGAAAGGCGCTTACCTTGAACCCGAATCGGTGGCGATGCCCGTGAAGGCCGACGTGGACGCCAATTACCGCAAGCTGGTGTACGCGCACCTGAAGGCGGGCAACTACGTGAACGTCGCCACGCACGACGAAACCATCATTGCCGACGTGCAGCACTTCGTTTTGGCGCACGGTATTTCCAAAGACGCTTTTGAATTCCAGATGTTGTACGGCATTCGCCGCGACTTGCAGAAAGAACTGGCCGCGCAAGGCTACCGCGTCCGCGCCTATATCCCCTATGGCCGCGACTGGTACGCCTATTTCAGCCGCCGCATCGCCGAGCGTCCGGCGAACGTGATGTTCGTGTTGCGGGGGATGCTGAAGGGCTAA
- a CDS encoding GntR family transcriptional regulator has protein sequence MSLPAPSSSGLSFARPTLVRDGVYDHLRRAVLDGDLLPGERLGEVELGEKLGVSRTPIREALMRLVQDGLLVAEANKGVRVRTMTATEARDAYVVREELDGLAAALAAAQHTPADADALRAALNDLNASVDGEYRTQTRLDLAFHRAITQGARNGALGDLARDLEQRVALIKHQTRTYNAHPETAAQHAAILKAILARDADEARAAARLHVRTFAALVMHNLGELA, from the coding sequence ATGAGTCTGCCCGCCCCGAGTTCGTCTGGACTGTCCTTTGCCCGCCCGACGCTGGTGCGCGACGGGGTGTACGACCATCTGCGCCGCGCAGTACTGGACGGCGATCTGCTGCCCGGAGAGCGGCTGGGCGAGGTGGAATTGGGCGAGAAACTGGGCGTGAGCCGTACCCCGATTCGGGAAGCCCTGATGCGCCTCGTGCAAGACGGGCTGCTGGTGGCCGAGGCCAACAAGGGCGTGCGCGTGCGAACCATGACGGCAACCGAGGCGCGTGACGCCTACGTGGTGCGCGAGGAGTTGGACGGGTTGGCTGCTGCACTGGCCGCCGCCCAGCACACCCCCGCCGACGCCGACGCTCTCCGCGCCGCCCTGAATGACCTGAATGCCTCTGTCGACGGCGAATACCGCACGCAGACCCGGCTGGATTTGGCCTTTCACCGGGCCATTACACAGGGCGCACGCAATGGGGCGTTGGGCGATCTGGCCCGTGACCTCGAACAGCGGGTGGCCCTCATCAAGCACCAGACCCGCACCTACAATGCCCACCCCGAAACGGCTGCCCAGCACGCGGCCATTCTCAAAGCCATTTTGGCCCGCGACGCAGACGAGGCCAGAGCCGCCGCCCGCCTGCACGTCCGAACCTTCGCCGCCCTCGTGATGCACAACCTTGGAGAACTCGCATGA
- a CDS encoding aminotransferase family protein: MTQTAPTPADQPIQSTTSSVFYRSSKAYPVAVRGEGVYLYDSDGKRYLDGSSGALVANIGHGRAEVGEAMAAQARTLAFVHGSQFTSPVLEEYTARLAAFLDLPNYRFWAVSGGSEATESAIKLARQYHAERGDTARFKIVTRIPSYHGASLGALAASGMGARRSLYLPLMREDAWPKMPKPDPALSGEADAERLRAVLEAAGPESVAAVMVEPVVGASDAALSPGAGYHTRLHAICKEYGVLLIADEVMSGMGRCGVPLAVRLTDPVTPDIVVLGKGLAAGYAPLAGLMASAEIYDTVMGGSGAFKHGFTYAGHPVSVAAGLSVLDIVEREGLVAKAQERGAHLLAGLRELKAKYAQVLEVRGQGLLLGMVLGNPATGEAYPTPGLAERVAAAARARGLITYPGSGALDSVRGDHLLLGPPLSISAAEVEEMLAALDGALGESSTG, from the coding sequence ATGACCCAGACCGCCCCAACGCCCGCCGATCAACCCATTCAGTCCACCACATCCAGCGTGTTTTACCGCTCCAGCAAGGCTTACCCAGTGGCCGTGCGGGGCGAAGGCGTGTATCTGTACGATTCGGACGGCAAGCGCTATCTGGACGGCAGTTCCGGGGCGTTGGTGGCAAATATCGGGCATGGGCGGGCAGAAGTTGGTGAGGCGATGGCGGCGCAGGCCCGCACTCTGGCGTTTGTGCACGGCTCGCAGTTCACGTCGCCAGTGTTGGAGGAATACACGGCACGGCTGGCGGCCTTTCTGGACTTGCCGAATTACCGATTTTGGGCCGTATCGGGCGGATCGGAGGCCACCGAAAGCGCCATTAAATTAGCGCGGCAATACCACGCCGAGCGGGGCGACACGGCAAGGTTCAAGATTGTGACGCGGATTCCCAGTTATCACGGGGCGTCGCTGGGAGCGCTGGCGGCCAGTGGCATGGGCGCACGCCGCAGCCTGTACTTGCCGCTGATGCGTGAGGATGCGTGGCCCAAAATGCCCAAGCCTGACCCGGCGCTCAGTGGAGAAGCCGACGCTGAACGCCTGCGGGCCGTGCTGGAAGCGGCGGGGCCAGAGTCGGTGGCGGCGGTGATGGTGGAACCTGTGGTGGGCGCGTCGGATGCGGCGCTGTCGCCGGGGGCGGGCTATCACACGCGCCTGCACGCGATTTGCAAGGAATACGGCGTGCTGCTGATTGCCGATGAAGTGATGAGCGGCATGGGCCGCTGCGGCGTTCCGCTGGCCGTCCGTCTGACCGATCCCGTGACGCCCGACATCGTGGTACTGGGCAAAGGGCTGGCGGCAGGGTACGCACCCCTCGCCGGACTGATGGCAAGCGCCGAGATTTACGACACCGTGATGGGCGGCAGCGGCGCATTCAAGCACGGATTCACCTACGCGGGCCACCCGGTCAGCGTGGCGGCGGGCCTGAGCGTGTTGGACATCGTGGAGCGGGAAGGCTTGGTGGCAAAGGCACAAGAACGCGGCGCACACCTGCTGGCCGGACTACGTGAATTGAAAGCCAAATACGCACAGGTGTTGGAGGTGCGAGGGCAAGGGCTGCTGCTGGGCATGGTGCTGGGCAATCCGGCCACTGGGGAAGCTTACCCGACACCCGGTTTGGCCGAGCGGGTAGCCGCCGCTGCACGGGCACGCGGCCTGATCACCTACCCCGGAAGTGGCGCGCTAGACAGCGTGCGCGGCGATCATCTGCTGTTGGGGCCACCGCTGAGTATCTCGGCGGCAGAAGTGGAAGAAATGCTGGCAGCGCTGGATGGGGCGCTGGGAGAGAGCAGCACTGGCTGA
- a CDS encoding alpha/beta hydrolase — MFKASSSIPHSTARPRRARTAALLIGAVSLPLLIAACSPQNAQENLNRVVSTRGLDVKYNQRYGPDARNVLDVYSPEGVTNAPVVLFIHGGSWEGGDKEGHKFAGESLARAGYVTGVMNYRLAPTNRYPSYVQDAAAALKWMRDNAKSVGGNPDNLFVMGHSAGGFNAVEAVVNERWLREAGVPIASVRGVIGIAGPYSYDFRDFPSARAFPVGGNPDDIMPDRHVRKDAPPHLLLVAENDSVVYPMNAVNMEAALKAAGIPVTRNVIPRVNHVTIMAAVARPLTFLGNTRQQAIDFIEKYRAR, encoded by the coding sequence ATGTTCAAGGCCAGCTCCTCAATTCCTCATTCCACCGCTCGCCCCCGCCGCGCCCGCACCGCCGCGCTGCTGATAGGGGCCGTGTCTCTGCCGCTGCTGATCGCCGCCTGCTCGCCGCAAAACGCGCAGGAGAACCTCAACCGCGTGGTGTCCACTCGTGGCCTAGACGTGAAGTACAACCAGCGCTACGGCCCCGATGCCCGCAACGTGCTTGACGTGTATTCGCCCGAAGGCGTGACCAACGCACCCGTCGTACTGTTTATTCACGGTGGCTCTTGGGAAGGCGGCGACAAGGAAGGCCACAAGTTTGCAGGCGAATCGTTGGCACGTGCCGGGTACGTGACGGGCGTGATGAATTACCGCCTCGCCCCCACCAACCGCTACCCCAGCTACGTGCAGGACGCCGCCGCCGCCCTGAAGTGGATGCGCGACAACGCCAAGTCGGTAGGCGGCAACCCCGACAACCTGTTCGTGATGGGCCACTCGGCGGGCGGGTTCAATGCTGTAGAAGCCGTGGTCAACGAACGCTGGCTGCGTGAGGCGGGCGTGCCGATTGCCAGTGTGCGCGGCGTGATCGGCATTGCCGGGCCGTATTCCTACGATTTCCGCGACTTCCCCAGTGCCCGTGCCTTCCCGGTAGGCGGCAACCCCGACGACATCATGCCAGACCGCCATGTCCGCAAAGACGCGCCCCCGCACCTGCTGCTGGTGGCCGAAAACGACAGCGTGGTGTACCCGATGAACGCCGTGAATATGGAAGCGGCCCTGAAAGCGGCGGGCATTCCCGTGACGCGCAACGTGATTCCCCGCGTCAACCATGTGACGATCATGGCGGCGGTGGCGCGGCCTCTGACCTTCTTAGGGAATACGCGCCAGCAGGCGATTGACTTTATAGAGAAGTACCGGGCGCGGTAA
- the recO gene encoding DNA repair protein RecO has translation MRSRTVNRSGIVIRRRVTPAGDIIVTLLTPQGKLKAIARGGVRGPLASRLNLFHHVGIQIYQTPQSDLASVQQAVLEGALPKLAEPERYAFAHLMAELADALFQEGEFTEQAFELFAGALRGISHQPDPEWVALVMGFKLLGLAGFVAQTARCARCGADQPAHPDPLGGQMLCSNCASLPAYPPEALDFVRYAVRRSVRASIEAPVPTEQRAMLWRALERFVTVQVGNVQSWRQLVPQPQESVRV, from the coding sequence GTGAGGTCTAGAACCGTCAACCGCAGCGGCATCGTCATTCGCCGCCGGGTCACGCCTGCGGGCGACATTATCGTCACGCTGCTCACGCCGCAGGGCAAGCTGAAGGCCATTGCACGTGGCGGCGTGCGTGGGCCACTTGCCAGTCGCCTGAACCTGTTTCATCATGTGGGCATCCAGATTTACCAGACACCGCAATCTGACCTTGCCAGCGTGCAGCAAGCCGTGCTGGAAGGCGCATTGCCCAAGCTGGCCGAGCCGGAGCGCTACGCCTTTGCCCACCTGATGGCGGAATTGGCCGACGCCCTGTTTCAGGAAGGGGAATTTACCGAGCAGGCCTTCGAACTGTTCGCCGGGGCCTTACGCGGTATCTCTCATCAGCCTGACCCGGAATGGGTAGCACTGGTGATGGGATTCAAGCTGCTGGGCCTCGCCGGATTCGTGGCGCAAACGGCCCGCTGTGCCCGCTGCGGCGCAGATCAGCCCGCGCACCCTGACCCGCTGGGGGGCCAGATGTTGTGTAGCAACTGCGCCAGTCTGCCCGCCTATCCGCCCGAAGCGCTAGATTTTGTGCGCTACGCCGTGCGCCGAAGCGTCCGCGCGAGCATAGAAGCGCCCGTGCCCACCGAGCAGCGGGCCATGCTGTGGCGGGCACTGGAGCGCTTCGTGACCGTGCAGGTCGGCAACGTGCAAAGCTGGCGGCAGCTGGTGCCCCAGCCGCAAGAAAGCGTGAGGGTCTAA
- the pruA gene encoding L-glutamate gamma-semialdehyde dehydrogenase codes for MLKIQEYRPESFIDFTQADNVAAYQAALKKVRAELVGKHYPLIIDGVRVDTAEKLESINPCNTSEIVGSTAKATVDDAQKALDGAWKAFESWKKWTPDARARILLKASSLLKARRLEACALMSIEVGKNYAEADVEVAEAIDFLEYYARSAMKYSGFGAAETTWYAGEENGLMFMPIGVGVSISPWNFPCAIYLGMLAAPIVAGNCVIAKPAEDSGLIAGFVTDIMLEAGLPAGVLQFLPGVGEEVGEYLTTHAKTRFITFTGSRGVGLHINEVAAKVQPGQKWIKKVILELGGKDGMIVDETADIETAVTAAVQGAFGFNGQKCSAMSRLIVVDSVYDDVVGQFVERAGKLRVGTGEDNANVTAVVNEESFEKIGKYIGIGKGEAKLLLGGETPGEHGGKQGYYVQPTIFGDVPADARIAQEEIFGPVISVIRARDWDHALDIANSTEYGLTGGVCSRDRARLEQARHEFEAGNLYFNRKITGAIVGVQPFGGYNMSGTDSKAGGPDYLANFMQLKTVTERW; via the coding sequence ATGCTGAAAATCCAAGAGTACCGCCCCGAATCGTTTATTGACTTCACGCAGGCCGACAACGTGGCCGCCTACCAAGCTGCACTGAAGAAAGTTCGCGCCGAACTGGTGGGCAAGCACTACCCGCTGATCATTGACGGCGTGCGCGTGGACACTGCTGAAAAGCTGGAATCCATCAACCCTTGCAATACGTCCGAGATTGTGGGCAGCACGGCCAAAGCCACTGTAGACGATGCACAGAAAGCGCTGGACGGCGCGTGGAAAGCATTCGAGTCGTGGAAAAAGTGGACGCCCGACGCCCGCGCCCGCATTTTGCTGAAGGCCAGTTCGCTGCTGAAGGCCCGCCGTCTGGAAGCCTGCGCCCTGATGAGCATTGAAGTGGGCAAAAACTACGCCGAAGCCGATGTGGAAGTGGCCGAAGCGATTGATTTCCTCGAATATTACGCCCGCAGCGCCATGAAATATTCGGGCTTCGGGGCCGCCGAGACCACCTGGTATGCAGGCGAGGAAAACGGGCTGATGTTTATGCCCATCGGCGTGGGCGTCTCCATCAGCCCGTGGAACTTTCCCTGCGCGATCTATCTGGGCATGCTGGCCGCACCCATCGTGGCGGGCAACTGCGTGATCGCCAAACCCGCCGAAGATTCGGGCCTGATCGCTGGATTCGTGACCGACATCATGCTGGAAGCGGGCCTGCCTGCCGGGGTGCTGCAATTCCTGCCCGGCGTGGGCGAGGAAGTGGGCGAGTACCTGACCACGCATGCCAAAACGCGCTTTATCACCTTCACGGGGTCTCGCGGCGTGGGCCTGCACATCAACGAAGTGGCTGCCAAGGTGCAACCTGGCCAGAAGTGGATCAAGAAAGTCATTCTGGAATTGGGCGGCAAAGACGGCATGATCGTGGACGAAACGGCAGACATTGAAACCGCCGTGACCGCCGCCGTGCAGGGCGCGTTCGGCTTCAACGGCCAGAAGTGCAGCGCCATGAGCCGCCTGATCGTCGTAGACAGCGTGTATGACGACGTGGTAGGCCAGTTCGTAGAACGCGCCGGAAAACTGCGGGTGGGCACGGGCGAAGACAACGCCAACGTGACGGCAGTGGTCAACGAAGAATCCTTCGAGAAGATCGGCAAATACATCGGCATCGGCAAGGGCGAGGCCAAATTGCTGCTGGGCGGCGAAACTCCCGGCGAACACGGCGGCAAGCAGGGCTATTACGTGCAGCCCACCATCTTCGGCGACGTACCCGCCGACGCCCGCATTGCACAGGAGGAAATCTTCGGGCCAGTCATCTCGGTCATCCGCGCCCGCGACTGGGATCACGCGCTGGACATCGCCAACTCCACCGAGTACGGCCTGACCGGGGGCGTGTGCAGCCGTGACCGCGCCCGTCTGGAGCAGGCCAGACATGAGTTCGAGGCCGGGAATCTGTACTTCAACCGCAAAATTACGGGGGCCATCGTAGGCGTGCAACCCTTCGGCGGCTACAACATGAGCGGCACCGACAGCAAGGCGGGCGGCCCGGATTACCTCGCCAACTTTATGCAACTGAAAACGGTGACAGAGCGCTGGTAA
- a CDS encoding S8 family serine peptidase, which produces MSLNRALLAATLALSLAACSQQNAAVPDASTPDLSSSGNYLVGFKENPLSAQGVNPQALEAQAVLQAQAVTAAGGTLKQQWADISAAAVQLSPSALAALKANPNVEYVELEAVHQALGGPSGSLTREGSSPALSSQALKAQAIFNPSGEYTWGDNALKVPQLRASNYTGVGVAVCVGDTGIDANHPEFARKLKGYKNFVTTDVNREDPYKLNDVDGHGTHVAGTVFAQLGAGTGAAARQPGMDANGVVGVATGVNLYMARVLGDSGSGSSSGIINGVNWCAAQLKSQGGAENKVVISLSLGGGRASRTEQRAYTAAHNKGVLIIAATGNDGAAVSYPAAYDNVVAIGATDADNAKASFSNFGTQVDLVGPGVGVLSSVPLGKGTAANVTALGRSFAEVTSADLSGKGTVTGPVAVAGGTNNEFCGTTASSAAIKDKIALIKRGTCTFEEKTANAVRSGATGVLIYNNALGAPGIGLTNAYTVPVVGITQADGEALLAAGAPTATLSVTGADYAYFDGTSMATPHVSAAAAVVWAAKPTLTNTGLLNLLTTTATDLGAAGKDNNFGHGLVNPLKAITGQ; this is translated from the coding sequence ATGTCACTGAACCGTGCCCTGCTTGCTGCCACCCTCGCCCTCTCGCTGGCCGCCTGCTCTCAGCAGAATGCCGCTGTCCCCGACGCCAGCACGCCGGACTTGTCTTCCAGTGGCAACTATCTGGTGGGCTTTAAAGAGAATCCGCTGAGTGCACAGGGTGTAAATCCACAGGCGCTAGAGGCTCAGGCCGTGTTGCAGGCGCAGGCCGTGACTGCCGCTGGGGGAACGCTGAAGCAGCAGTGGGCCGACATCAGCGCCGCCGCCGTTCAGTTGTCGCCTTCTGCGCTGGCGGCACTGAAGGCCAATCCGAACGTGGAATACGTGGAGCTGGAAGCCGTGCATCAGGCGCTGGGCGGGCCAAGTGGCAGTCTGACCCGCGAAGGCAGCAGCCCTGCTCTGTCCTCTCAGGCCTTGAAAGCACAGGCCATCTTCAACCCCAGCGGTGAATACACTTGGGGCGACAACGCGCTGAAAGTGCCTCAACTGCGGGCCAGCAACTACACCGGAGTGGGCGTCGCGGTGTGTGTGGGCGACACGGGCATCGACGCCAACCACCCCGAATTTGCACGCAAGCTGAAGGGGTACAAGAACTTCGTGACCACCGACGTGAACCGCGAAGACCCCTACAAACTCAATGACGTGGACGGGCACGGCACGCACGTGGCCGGAACCGTGTTTGCCCAGCTGGGCGCAGGGACGGGCGCGGCAGCCAGACAACCGGGTATGGACGCGAACGGTGTGGTGGGCGTGGCAACGGGCGTGAACCTGTACATGGCCCGCGTGCTGGGCGACAGCGGCAGCGGCAGCAGCAGCGGCATCATCAACGGCGTGAACTGGTGCGCGGCGCAGCTGAAGTCTCAGGGCGGCGCAGAAAACAAAGTCGTGATCAGCCTGTCTCTGGGCGGAGGCCGGGCCAGCCGAACCGAGCAGCGGGCCTACACTGCCGCGCACAACAAGGGCGTGCTGATCATAGCGGCTACAGGCAACGACGGCGCGGCGGTGTCCTATCCGGCGGCCTACGACAACGTGGTGGCCATCGGCGCAACCGACGCGGACAATGCCAAGGCCAGCTTCAGCAACTTTGGCACCCAAGTGGATCTGGTCGGCCCCGGCGTGGGCGTTCTGAGCAGCGTTCCGCTGGGCAAAGGCACGGCAGCCAACGTGACCGCACTGGGCCGCAGCTTTGCCGAAGTCACCAGCGCCGACCTGAGTGGCAAGGGCACCGTAACAGGCCCAGTGGCCGTTGCGGGCGGCACCAACAACGAATTTTGCGGCACCACCGCCAGCAGTGCGGCTATCAAGGACAAAATCGCCCTGATCAAGCGCGGCACCTGCACCTTTGAGGAAAAAACCGCCAACGCAGTTCGCAGCGGCGCAACCGGCGTCCTGATCTACAACAACGCACTGGGCGCACCCGGCATCGGCCTGACCAATGCCTACACCGTTCCTGTGGTGGGCATCACGCAGGCCGACGGTGAAGCGCTGCTGGCCGCTGGCGCACCTACCGCCACCCTCAGTGTGACGGGCGCAGATTACGCCTACTTCGACGGCACCAGCATGGCCACGCCGCACGTCAGCGCCGCCGCCGCCGTGGTCTGGGCCGCCAAACCCACCCTCACCAACACCGGACTGCTGAACCTGCTCACCACCACCGCCACTGATCTGGGCGCGGCAGGCAAGGACAACAACTTCGGACACGGACTGGTGAACCCGCTGAAGGCCATCACCGGGCAGTAA
- a CDS encoding DinB family protein, whose amino-acid sequence MTDAPTPDRNERAQIAFARLLPKLFRGGQAFVGVEATLSGLDAETACQRPPHLPHSVAELLAHVNWWNRWMLAIIEEGRAQPYPAHAAETWPAVQESDWRRTRNDFYELLARIDPHAARPDLASPVNHEETIGELLADMALHTAHHFGQIVTVRQALGAWPPAGGGDTW is encoded by the coding sequence ATGACCGACGCCCCCACCCCAGACCGCAATGAACGCGCCCAGATCGCCTTTGCCCGCCTGCTGCCCAAGCTGTTTCGCGGCGGGCAGGCGTTTGTAGGTGTAGAAGCCACGCTGTCGGGCTTAGATGCCGAGACCGCTTGCCAACGCCCCCCGCACCTACCGCACAGCGTAGCCGAACTGCTGGCCCACGTGAATTGGTGGAACCGCTGGATGCTGGCAATTATCGAAGAAGGCCGCGCTCAGCCCTACCCTGCCCACGCCGCCGAAACATGGCCCGCCGTTCAGGAATCCGATTGGCGGCGCACCCGCAACGACTTTTACGAACTGCTGGCCCGCATAGACCCACACGCCGCCCGCCCTGACCTTGCCAGCCCGGTGAACCACGAGGAAACCATTGGCGAACTGTTGGCCGATATGGCCCTGCACACGGCGCACCACTTTGGCCAAATTGTGACCGTGCGGCAGGCATTGGGAGCATGGCCTCCAGCGGGGGGCGGCGATACGTGGTGA
- a CDS encoding MgtC/SapB family protein gives MEAFWAELRLMQGLLAAFVLSGAIGWERESRNRSAGLRTHILVGVSAALFMVLGESLVNSFAKEDNQVRFDLIGILGAVVSGVSFLGAGAIFSDRHGEGAKGLTTAAGLLATAGIGVACGLHLYVLATGATALFLLTLGVLWRVSEWENGRNGEQQAKSSEQKREGQNG, from the coding sequence ATGGAAGCATTCTGGGCCGAACTCAGGCTGATGCAGGGACTCTTGGCGGCCTTCGTGCTCAGCGGCGCAATTGGCTGGGAGAGGGAAAGTCGCAACCGGAGCGCGGGCCTCCGCACGCATATTCTGGTGGGCGTGAGTGCCGCGCTGTTCATGGTACTGGGCGAATCGCTGGTCAACTCCTTTGCCAAAGAAGACAATCAGGTGCGCTTCGATCTGATCGGGATTCTGGGCGCGGTGGTCAGTGGCGTCAGCTTTCTGGGCGCAGGAGCCATCTTTTCGGATCGGCACGGTGAGGGAGCCAAAGGCCTGACCACCGCAGCGGGCCTGCTGGCAACGGCGGGGATTGGCGTGGCGTGCGGTCTGCATCTGTACGTGCTGGCAACGGGGGCCACCGCGCTGTTTTTGTTGACGCTGGGCGTGCTGTGGCGCGTGTCGGAATGGGAAAACGGGCGCAACGGCGAGCAGCAGGCGAAGAGTTCGGAGCAGAAGCGGGAAGGGCAGAACGGCTGA
- a CDS encoding lycopene cyclase family protein → MQHDTAASLPHATSTDSPMTDVLVIGGGPAGVALAAELAVRGLQVRLVAPHPPRRFAPTYGAWLDELPAWARACTADVWADVRAYTGPKATALTRPYALIDNAALLESMLARAGKNLTWTQGTVLRADPRSIPGALLLAHGAAGERWPARVIVDAGGHGGTLTQPTHPGGAALQTAYGITATFAHPPSAPGAMVWMDWRQPSNLLPDAAPTFLYAMHLGGQRYFVQETSLVARPGLTRTELEARLHARLNAAGTPPSHIEFTEWVAFPMNTAAPEPGPVLAYGAAGGLVHPVSGFQVSGALADAPAVAQAIADALPDGEGATQAAWHALWPPERRAARELGLMGLDALLRLPADGLPAFFHSFFRLPATHWHAFLAPRTPTPALARTMLRVFAHAPNSVRLRLVEAAVAASSVSVRALGSVFSAQPSINTALTFFPAGLHAHASGSGMTQPEQSQREDQHEIVEDGMQGATGSADANGLDPNVDREEKLAELRENLADVTHEEGQRLEEAKAEVAAE, encoded by the coding sequence ATGCAGCACGACACGGCGGCCAGCCTTCCACATGCCACCTCCACAGACAGCCCCATGACCGATGTTCTAGTGATCGGCGGCGGCCCAGCGGGTGTGGCGTTGGCGGCTGAACTGGCGGTGCGCGGCCTCCAGGTGCGCCTCGTGGCCCCGCATCCGCCCCGGCGTTTTGCGCCCACCTACGGCGCGTGGCTGGACGAATTGCCTGCTTGGGCACGCGCCTGCACCGCTGACGTGTGGGCTGATGTGCGGGCTTACACCGGGCCGAAAGCCACCGCCCTCACGCGCCCGTATGCGCTGATAGACAACGCCGCGCTGCTGGAGTCCATGCTGGCCCGCGCAGGAAAGAATCTGACTTGGACGCAGGGCACCGTCCTTCGTGCCGATCCTCGTTCTATCCCCGGCGCGTTGCTGCTGGCGCACGGCGCGGCGGGCGAACGCTGGCCCGCCCGCGTAATCGTGGATGCGGGGGGGCATGGCGGCACCCTCACGCAGCCCACGCATCCGGGCGGCGCGGCCCTGCAAACGGCTTATGGTATTACGGCCACTTTTGCCCACCCACCCAGCGCACCCGGCGCGATGGTTTGGATGGATTGGCGGCAGCCTTCCAATTTGCTGCCGGATGCCGCCCCTACTTTCCTGTATGCCATGCACCTCGGCGGGCAGCGGTACTTCGTGCAGGAAACCAGTCTGGTGGCCCGCCCCGGCCTGACCCGCACCGAGTTGGAAGCCCGCCTGCACGCCCGCCTGAACGCGGCTGGCACGCCTCCCAGCCACATAGAATTTACCGAGTGGGTGGCCTTCCCCATGAATACGGCGGCCCCCGAACCCGGCCCGGTGCTGGCTTACGGCGCGGCGGGCGGCTTGGTGCATCCGGTCAGCGGGTTTCAGGTGTCGGGGGCGTTGGCCGATGCTCCGGCGGTAGCGCAGGCTATAGCCGACGCCCTGCCCGATGGAGAAGGAGCCACCCAAGCCGCGTGGCACGCCCTCTGGCCCCCCGAACGCCGCGCCGCCCGCGAACTTGGGTTAATGGGACTGGACGCCCTGCTGAGGCTTCCGGCAGATGGCCTCCCCGCCTTCTTCCACTCATTTTTTAGGCTACCTGCCACGCACTGGCACGCCTTTTTAGCCCCGCGCACGCCTACGCCCGCTTTGGCCCGCACCATGCTGCGCGTGTTTGCCCACGCCCCCAATTCGGTGCGCCTGCGGTTGGTAGAGGCGGCGGTGGCGGCGTCCAGCGTCAGTGTGCGGGCGTTGGGGTCTGTGTTCTCGGCCCAGCCGTCCATAAATACGGCCTTGACCTTTTTCCCGGCGGGCCTTCATGCTCATGCTTCAGGCTCAGGTATGACCCAACCCGAACAGAGCCAGCGTGAAGACCAGCATGAAATTGTAGAAGACGGCATGCAGGGAGCCACCGGAAGCGCCGACGCCAACGGCCTAGACCCCAATGTAGACCGTGAGGAGAAGTTGGCCGAACTGCGCGAAAATTTGGCCGATGTAACGCACGAAGAGGGCCAGCGGTTGGAAGAAGCCAAGGCCGAGGTTGCAGCGGAGTAG